In Macadamia integrifolia cultivar HAES 741 unplaced genomic scaffold, SCU_Mint_v3 scaffold_22A, whole genome shotgun sequence, the sequence agtttgACTCAATGATGAATAAAACATTTGGTCATGTGTTCAAATAATCTAGGTATGGTCAAGGTTAtgtgatggaagccattaaggtACCTAATGCCGCCCAACATGATGTCAATATTTTCTATATTTAAACTATTCTTCTTAACCATGTTTGCTTGCATGATTATTTATGATGATGATTTATGAGCTTATGTGCATGTGTGTACATGTGAATgcagagaggaaaaaaaaaatgtgggcaAGGGATGTCAAAACTGAATCTATATTTATAGGGACCCAAGTTGCCTAGTTACTTATAGACATTGAAATTTAGCAAGGAATCATGCAAATAAAACTGGTAATACCTCAAAGAGCGTGCATGATGGAAAATAAACATATTAACTCGGAGTAATAGTCAAATCAGTCAAAACCTCCATCAGATGTAAATATGGTATATTCTCATTGTTTAtaccataattttttatttgcaagtctctcacaaaaataaaattttcaaactttttaaTCACATAACTTACGCATGATATATTATTACTGAATAGTTGGTGCGAAAACctttccaacgatatatggatCGTTAAACTCGAATGACCAATTGCAAGATATCATTCCCATGAGTTTTCCCTCGAAAATCCTAATTATATataatgataataaaataaaatatatgggTGTCGACAGACTTTTTCTAGTGAAAAATATTTCCCATCAGCAAAAAACCTGCTTCCTTTATCACAATTTACAGGGCTCCCAAGGGCTTGATGGcgaccccaaaaaaataaataataaaggaaaataaggagaaattcaaaaaagaaagtttCTACTCCACAAGTTGGGGCTCTGCCAAGATTGTAGCAGAAGCACCAGAAATCTGCTTAAGTCAATTTGGATTAGCGTAGAGCCAAGGGAGCTACGTATCCTtatcttttcccttttcattcATTTCCATATCAAGCATTGTATGCCATTATAATGTTAAATTAACTTAAGTAGATTTTCACATATCATATTTGTCATTATAAtgtttaaattatttaaatatgaTTCTCATTTATTACCTTTACATAGTTATAATGCCTAAATTGCTATAAGTAGCTTCTCCTTTTATCTCATTTATGTTATTGACTGcctaaattgttataaataaaacaTATATACCGTTATAATCCTCAAATTGATAAGTAGATTCCTctccccccccttctttttttctttttctttttctttttatgccgTTATAATATCAAATTCACTATAGCTAAGCATAAGCatgttttttcaaaattttcttttatatgtcATAACGCAGACATCGGTTTTGAAAACCGCATAGTTATTAACCTTAGCCGAGAGGTTGTCCAAAGAGCTATTTCCAAAATGAAACCAtaatatacatataaaaaaatgtttagatgtatagatggggaatcgaatTTGAGACCGTGTGCTCaatccacacaatctccaattcgccctaaccatctaggTAACCCACGGATggatacaaaataaataagaaaacactcatacacacacactcacacaatgcgtacgataGGGTTCAATCCCATGACCTCTTCCCCTGGGTACCAGGCTCCATAAGGAGAAGCtatcaccactaggctatcctaataTTCGTTTTTTAGAATATAACTTAtagaatggttggattactttTATTATCAAAGCcttaaatccaataaaaataatcttTTCTAAAAGGACGACCTTAGACACCTCAGAGTTGTCAATGGATCCACAATCATCAAATAATTAGATTGAAAAACCAACATGCTATAAACTATCCATCGAGGGATTTGTGTCGACGAGGAAATGCCTCTAAAAGCTCACATTTTAGCATACTCTATCTTATTAAGAAGACTTAAAATAAGCTCACCAAACATAGGTATAACAATCAAAGTAATCCTTACATTTTAGAAATATCGGTGAAATACGTAGATTCATTTTTAAGATCTTGGAATGTATTTTCTGCTTTTAATATAGATATGGAACTCCACGATGATCTGATCCCTAATAAAGGTAATTTatcataaaaaacacaaaagctTGTGAATCCTTATTCTAATACTCTCCACTCGCTAAGGTGCATACCTGGGTCCTTACAGTCATTGGAGGTGCACGTTAGGTATATATGGCCGGGTGGACTTACCTTCCCAATTGGCCTCGTAGCAAATACAAAATTTGGGTGCATGTTagcaagtaaaataaaattcaaattcggTGCACATTAGCAACGAGTAGCCGATAATTGAGTGTATGAAAAAATGCTGGTGGTTCAAAAGTGATATTCAGATCCAACGGATGCCTTCATAAAAAAAACTCTGCTGTGGATGATTTCTATACGTTCCTCACGTGGgagtttatttttcaaatctcaaGTCCCGCTGCCGCGCGCGACTTTCAAAAGCCTAAGCCGCTCAAAACCGCCATTTTCCCGCCAAAGTTTCGGTTCCCGGGCTTTGCAATTGTAGTAGTTTGCATAATAGAAGCCTAAGAAAGCCTGAATGCCCGATccgttctctctccctctctctctctctctctctctctcgcattCTTTCGCTCCTTCGAAACAATTAAGCTCCAAAATCGCTAATGGCGGATTCGGTGAACAGTGGTCGTTTCCTTTTTCTCAATCCATGGTTACTCCACTTGCAGAAAATGTGTCTAGAACTCAAGTGTCCCGTATGGTACGCGCGTTTAGTTTTGATATTTCTATCACTggtttagttttatttttgattGGACTCTGGATTATCGCTGATGTTTTCTAATTTGTGTAGGCGattaatttttccattttaattgaCTAAAGTTCTGTGCCGTTTTCTTTTCAGCTTGAATTTGCTGAACCGACCATTATTGATGCCATGCAATCACATATTATGCGggtccttccttcttccttttccacaAGTTGATTTCGTTTTGTGGGTAGTTGAAAATTCACTTCATAATTAATTTTGTTTGggtcttaatttatttttcttcatttcccaGTTCTTGCATACCAAGATCAACAGAGTTCGGATCCGAGTGTCCCATCTGCAGATTACCTTTTGTTCACAAAGGTAGAGTTAGTATTTcgcctccccccctcccccttttcccctttttgttttttaagttgAAATAATGGAACTTGTAGATCTTAAATGATGCGACTGAGGATAAGTGTTTGTAGATTTAAGGCCGGCTCCTCACATGGAAAATATTGTTAGCATCTATCGAAGTATGGATGAAGCCTTTGGAGCTAATCTCTTGCATTGGGTTCCTCAAAGTCAAATTGATCTGGCTGGTACCTTCATTCTCATCTTTACTTGGGAAGCTCTCTGTTATGGTCTATTTGTACTTAAAATTTGGTAATTTTATTGGGACATTGCTCTGAATTTTGCATTTTGATCTTTGTAGATGTGGGAAGGGCATTCGATCAATTCCCTGCTACGTTTACTGCTGTAATTGATGATAGATCGAGGAAGGAACCCATTAACACCATGCGAATGGGAATCTTTGGCTACCCACCCTCATCAACATCATCTTTGCATTCTAATGAATTAGTTCATGCTCCTCTACATCAATCTGGAGACAAAGTTGAGAAATCTAGAAGACCTGATGAATCATATGTACCAAATAATGGTGGTGCAGTGACAAAATTAGGCCAAACGGTGGGGGAACAGAGGAGGTTTCACGGTGAAGGAAGTTCTACTACTTCATTGCAGATTCAACAGCCTAGAGATGAGCAACTTGGTGTAAGCAGAGCTCCGGAAGAGGATTTGAATGGGTTCACACAAATATCCCATGACAGCCCACCACCTTTCGGCGATGGAAAGGATTCAGATGATGACAGCAGTGCCCGTGGTAACCAGCATGTATGTTACAATCAAACTGTGGCCTTAGGATTTTCATGCTctgattttctatatttttctttttctttattagatttaattgttcaatttgagaTTCAGTAGcatcattttaatatttattgCTTATTTTGTGATGGTATGATTAGCTGGTCGTATTTTTGAATTTATTGGTTGTTTAACTGTATTTTCATTATTTCCAGTTCATTTGTAAGATTAACAATAAATTTATTTTGTAAGATTTGTTTCTAGGAGAAATTGCACCCAAATGATTGGATGGCATGGAGAAGTTGAATCAATGCTAGCCTTGTAATGCACATGAAATTTTATTGGCATGTAGTTCTTGGAATGTTTCTGTAATGGACTAATCCAGTCAAGGTTCTTGTAATTGAAATGGCAGCATTTGGATCATTCAAGTTTCAAAGGCAATCTCCAAAACCCagctgttagatcaaacaccaagaaatacgaaaaataaagagaaaatagatccgcacgacacagagatttaacgaggtttacacactagggtggtgtgTTATGTCctcggacgaagaagaagatgtttcactatgcagaaaagagattacacctaaacagcggcgagaaaactcgctctgaaaccctagctcgaaaaaccccctaaaatacaatgattttttcaacaagcaacaatacattatatatatttcaagtcgcgggtcgacccattaGGTCGCGGTCAATCATGTCGAACCAtacgggcttgggcctatcggcccaacccctctccttctatcatagatctcagaaaactttccatttgggtcgccatcaaaatatgttggagctggtcaatcttcaaaacaggtcaagaattcgagacaaacttaacaccaACCCTCCAAACCCTAGTCCCCTCCTTGTTTGCCACCATTACCTCTTTTGAGTCTTCCTACCTGCAATTATTGACAGTCCATGCCCCTTTTGATTCCAACAACTTCAAGGCTCAGATAAAGCCGTCGTTTCACACCTCTAGAAGCTATCTGAGCTGAAGCAATCCTCCAGACGCTACCGCAAGCCCCCTCCTTCCCTCAACCACCCTGGATTCCTCATTGTTTCTCCTCTGGAAGCTCAGGTGGAGGAGAATCAATGCTTGCTCTGTTAGTTTATAGCTGGTCATCAACAGGTCGTAGTATGATATCAAACTCAACGGTTTACTCATTGAAGGAAAAGTTGTAGTAGTCCTCGTCGGCTCTAGCTCTCCTCCCATACCTCTACTTCTCTGGCTCTCCCTCTGCCCTCTCTTTCCACCTTCagctctcccctcccctccctctccATCTCCAACTTTCCCTCCCCCTCCTGCTCTGGCTTCCCCTTCCTCTTAGTCTCCGGCACTCCCTGCCCcccatctccctctccctcAGTTCTTTTGGAagtttttgattatttttaaggagtgagaagatgCTGCGTAATCAGCATTCAGTGGAGTGAATAGGCATGGATGATTCTCAACTTGGTCCGATTACTGAAACAAGAATCAGTGGTTGATGGAAGTCGGGTTTTGGATCCAGCCTATTCTGACCCGATTTCTGATTCATTGAACCATGAATCTAATGCAATCTCAGAAACGCTACCATACCATGTAGAGATCCCCTTCCccccacaccccaaaaaaaaaataaaaaaaatgaagcattATTCCATTTTAGTTTGTGAGTTCTCACAGGAAGATGCTATGCATAGCTAAGATGAAACTATTCATTTTGATGGATCCCAATATACCAGGAAACGAGGAATCTAGTGTCTTTTGGTGTTTCTTTATTACTTTTATGTGATAAATCCTATACCAAAATTCGTTGGGATAGTGTGCATGAAGGGTATCATTCAAAAAGATGAAATAGAACAAAATGGTCCATATTTTCATCGAGGCTCCGTTTCAGcatgttatcttttcttttaGATTTTATCAGGATGTAATTTTGTACAGAAAAAGCGATGGTTGGAATCTATCTTTTAGGTAGTCATTGAGAAGTTCAAACTCTCTCTGATGGTCTTTGCTTATGGACTTAATAGCTGCATTGCTAAACCATGAATATGTTGTGTTTTGGGTGCCTTAGCCATCTCCTTTCTACTCTTGAGATGAGCTTGTAGAACTTGTCTCCTTCCATATTTTGGCCTGACAACATCTCAACAGggaactttattttttatttgtagatTACATTGCTAGGCTACATAATAACCTTCTTATTATTGCTTGGAAGAGTTCTAATCCAATACTAGTTGGCgattgcatgcattgacgtgaTCAATACCTATTCAAGTATGAATTAAGGTGTTAGTATTTCTCACGAGTTGTAGGAATTTGCATTCTGCAGAATGTTGACAAATTCTTAGCTAAAAGCACGTTGAATAAGGAATTTGTGGATGGGTTTGTAAAAGAGATGGGTCAAGGATCATTAACTCAACCTGGAGAGGATCATGGTAGGGAATCAAAGAGAATGAAGTTGAACTATAATCCTATAGATTCTGATACAGACAATGGCACTCACAAGTCACCATTTTTGGATTCTGAGAATTTGATGTTCCAACCCAAACACAAAAATGGGTTATCTGCTTCGGCTGTGCAATTATCAGTCGGTCCAGACTGTTCAGATTCAAAGTCAACTGTAATATGTGCATTTTGCCAGTCATCTAGTTTGTCAAAGGTAATTATCTACTCCGGATAGTGGCTTCTTTTGTTCCCATTGTTTTCCTACAATACATCATCAATTGGTTTCATAAGCACCTAAAATATCATTTCTGTTTTAAAAGGATTGTTTTGACAATTAGTAGTAGAACATTTATGTGTACAATATCTCAGTACTCAAAAGTTTAATTTTAAGTCTTTTTAATGTTGTTTCTTCCAGCGTACTGGGCCAATGATACATTATTCCAATGGAAAGGAATTAGTGGCAGATGAGGCAGCTCAACCCAATATCGTGCATGTACACAAGAAATGCATTGAATGGTGAGCCTTTATCTGTGATTTCCTTGTTACCTAGACTATGGTTACAGTTTATGCTGTCTGCCCCTCGCCATATCAATTTTTATAGCTGTCTATCCCTTTATTTTAATGGTAAAATAATGTTTTCATAagtttattattgttatatatCTACTGTTAAATGTGATTCCGATGCCTTCTATGCATCTCATTTTGGCTTTTTTCCCCTTCATATTACTGACCTTTGGACTGAATATGTATGATATTTGATTTACAGGGCACCCCAGGTGTATTTTGCTGATGATACTGTTCATAATTTGGAGAAAGAAATTTCAAGGGGTGCAAAGCTCAAGTGCAGCCATTGTGGGCTGAAGGGTGCAGCCCTTGGTTGTTATGCAGATTCCTGCCGAAAGTCTTTTCATGTTCCCTGTGCATTACAAATTGAAGGTTGTCGGTGGGATACTGTAAGCTATCTGTGCTCTTCAATTTTTATATcctgagcattttttttttaataaatgcagagttttttttcttttgattaattaatttaaatttaaatcctaGCAAATATGTTGTTGGAGTTGTTCATGCTTGTTGACTTGTTGGCTTTCTCAGGAAAATTTTCTAGTTCTTTGTCCGActcattcatcaaaaaaatttccaaatgagATCTCCAAGCTTGGGAAGAGGATGAGAGGTTTCCATGCTTCAACAAATCAAATGTAAAaatctcatttttattttcatttgatCGATTTATATAAATGCTTCGACAATCTTCAGTATTCTgccttttattcttttaaatgAATCTGTCAAAATGTGAATACCATCTTTTTTCATTAGGTTTTGTTTTACTGATTTTTCTTAAGATTAGAATGATGAAGCTGGTAAGATGGTACCCATTGGGCCCTTCTCCCCGAACCCTgagttgcagccaagtagctgcaacccctggTAGCAGCCAGGGGAATGGAATCCCAGTGGTAGGGGTGAAATTTTTCACCAAGagagggtattttcaaacctgccCCTGGGGTTCTATTTCCTTGGCTACTACCAAGGGTTGCAGCTACAACCCAGACAGCAGTGAAATTTTTCCCTTCTCCCCCTTTCCCCTTTAGAATAGAGCATAAGAACTGGTAATTTAGTGTGGACATATTGCTTATGTATGTGTAGTTATGATCTCATCCTTGCTCTGTACCCCCACATCCCCgcctcccacccccaccccccccccccccccccccccaaaaaaaaaaatctcatccttGCTTTGTGGTTGCATCTACCGCTTTTTCCATCTGTAGCACTGAATCTGAACTAAGTGATGGACTAAGTGTTActcctttccttcatttttccGTTAGTCCTTTCTGTAATGCTAGTAGCTAGCTCTGCCACTGATGGTGAATGGGCAGGGTGCCCTCATGTGCCTATACTTTTGTATGTGTAGCTGGTGTGTATTCTTTAACTGCCTACAATATCCAAGGTTCTTATATCTATAATATTTATGTGTTCTGTTGCATAGATTTTGGCCTTTTGAGTCAGCAAgatgttctaccaaaaaaaaaaaaaggagtgacAAAGATGTAATCTTATGGTGGACTGtataacccttttt encodes:
- the LOC122071454 gene encoding BRCA1-associated RING domain protein 1-like — its product is MADSVNSGRFLFLNPWLLHLQKMCLELKCPVCLNLLNRPLLMPCNHILCGSCIPRSTEFGSECPICRLPFVHKDLRPAPHMENIVSIYRSMDEAFGANLLHWVPQSQIDLADVGRAFDQFPATFTAVIDDRSRKEPINTMRMGIFGYPPSSTSSLHSNELVHAPLHQSGDKVEKSRRPDESYVPNNGGAVTKLGQTVGEQRRFHGEGSSTTSLQIQQPRDEQLGVSRAPEEDLNGFTQISHDSPPPFGDGKDSDDDSSARGNQHNVDKFLAKSTLNKEFVDGFVKEMGQGSLTQPGEDHGRESKRMKLNYNPIDSDTDNGTHKSPFLDSENLMFQPKHKNGLSASAVQLSVGPDCSDSKSTVICAFCQSSSLSKRTGPMIHYSNGKELVADEAAQPNIVHVHKKCIEWAPQVYFADDTVHNLEKEISRGAKLKCSHCGLKGAALGCYADSCRKSFHVPCALQIEGCRWDTENFLVLCPTHSSKKFPNEISKLGKRMRGFHASTNQINSSQSINTAGNPEGWVLCGSSLSVKEKNILAKFAKMIGATVAKVWKPNVTHVIAATDEMGACSRTVKVLMAILHGRWVLKMDWIKACLEALQPLPEEPYEVESDIHGCCNGPKKGRLRMMGKAPRLFTGLNFYFFGDFVPSYKECLEDLVLAAGGTLLKTKGMLLPQDVKQATTSTFIVYNHDAPENCTLAEEYMECRFKEAEDFAAEFGYQVLGHTWLLESIAACEIQSPIC